One window of Prionailurus bengalensis isolate Pbe53 chromosome B1, Fcat_Pben_1.1_paternal_pri, whole genome shotgun sequence genomic DNA carries:
- the APBB2 gene encoding amyloid-beta A4 precursor protein-binding family B member 2 isoform X16 — protein sequence MAERKNAKALACSSLQERTNVNLDVPLQVDFPTPKTELVQKFHVQYLGMLPVDKPVGMDTLNNAIESLMTSSNKEDWPSVNMNVADATVTVINEKNEEEILVECRVRFLSFMGVGKDVHTFAFIMDTGNQRFECHVFWCEPNAGNVSEAVQAACMLRYQKCLVARPPSQKVRPPPPPADSVTRRVTTNVKRGVLSLIDTLKQKRPVTETP from the exons ATGGCCGAACGGAAGAATGCCAAAGCCCTGGCCTGCAGTTCCTTACAGGAAAGAACCAATGTGAATCTCGACGTTCCCTTGCAAG TAGATTTTCCAACACCAAAGACTGAGCTGGTCCAGAAGTTCCACGTGCAGTACTTGGGCATGTTACCCGTAGACAAACCCGTCG GAATGGATACCCTGAACAATGCCATAGAAAGTCTTATGACTTCATCTAACAAGGAGGATTGGCCGTCAGTGAACATGAATGTGGCCGATGCTACTGTGACTGTCATCAATGAAAAG AATGAAGAGGAAATCTTAGTGGAGTGCCGCGTGCGATTCCTGTCCTTCATGGGCGTCGGGAAGGATGTTCATACATTTGCCTTCATCATGGACACCGGGAACCAGCGTTTCGAGTGCCACGTTTTCTGGTGCGAGCCTAATGCGGGTAACGTGTCTGAGGCGGTACAGGCCGCCTGCATG ttacGATACCAGAAGTGCTTGGTAGCCAGGCCGCCTTCACAGAAAGTTCGACCACCTCCTCCGCCAGCAGACTCAGTGACCAGAAGAGTCACAACCAATGTAAAACGAGGGGTCTTATCCCTCATTGACACTTTGAAACAGAAACGCCCTGTCACAGAAACGCCATAG